The Perca fluviatilis chromosome 18, GENO_Pfluv_1.0, whole genome shotgun sequence genomic interval gAGCGGTACTGTGGGGGCCGGGGCCATGGAGGGATTTGTAGATGAGATGGAGTATTTTATATGTGATGCAGGACTTgattgggagccagtgaaggtggatgaggATTGgggtgatgtggtgccaggtcTTGGTGTGGGTGAGGACCCCAGTTTTGGACATACCTGGTCTAGGGTTTTGTAGACTTGTAACTCTTTAACCGTATCTATCTGGCTATTGAACAGCTCCCAGCGGCAAATTCCCTCAATACAGTTGGTTGtcgaaagtgtgtgtgtgtttgtgcttgtttaactatatttgtggggaccaaaaaccgggagtccagtatacttgtggggtcccgacagctttgtggggtcaaaatgctggaccccacaagtttaaagggctgtttgagggttaagacttggttttaggattagggttagaattaggttatggttagggtgagggtaagggttaaggttaggcatttagtggtgatggttaagatGAGGGtatagggttaaggttaggcatttagttgtgatggttaaggttagggtaagggttaaggttaggcatttagttgtgatggttaaggttagggtaagggttaaggttagggtaagggttaaggttaggcatttagttgtgatggttaaggttagggtaagggttaaggttagggtaagggttaaggttaggcatttagttgtgatggttagggtaagggactagggaatgcattatgtcaatgacgggtccccacaaagatagtgccacaaacttgtgtgtgtgtggtgtgtgggaggggggttatggttatggtaaacagatgtttaaagtgaatgctAATTGTGTTACCTTCAATATGCTGCCTATTACAGTGTTAGGGGCGTAGTCAACAACATGGTTTTGTTGCATGTCCTCAGTCTTAccctacaaatacacacacgcacacacacacacacacacacacacacacacacacacacacacacacacacacacacacacacacacacacacacacacacacacacacacacacacacacacacacacactcacacacacttccttCGTAGCCTAAATGGCAGAGTATACATACATATGAAAATACAAAGATATTGAACAACATTGCTTATTTGTGACAATCACATAGTGACAGTAATCATAATTAGCCAGGAACCATGTTTCACACGCTCACTTCCGTTGTcgcttatgtatttgtgttcaTCCTGAATAaatatcttttatatatatatatatatataaaagatatttttctttttcataaaacaatgactcaaactgatgaaAGGATTATCAAAAATAGTTGTTGATTAATGTAATAGTGGATTCCTCTTGGTGTTCTGTGTGTGCAGGACTACATGCTGCAGCAGACGAATCTGCGGGTCAAAGATCCCGCCAGATCTCTGGACTTCTACACCCGAGTCCTGGGCATGACGTGAGTCCCCGAACCGCTGCATCCCTACTTATAGAACAACCTATACAGAACCACCCAGCCCGTTGACCGTGCCactctgtgtttttctgggtcgaaatttcaacattttgttgttctttttctccaCTTTTCTCCACGTTTTTGTagattttattcaaattttttgtcactttgtttccgatttttttgtcactttttggccgtttttttttaattatgtttttgtcaacaaGTTATTTGTGGCTttttccgattttttttttggtcacgtTTTTTGTCGATTTCTTTTCCCTgcatttttttagcttttttttccaacatttgtcacttttttcaacattcttttgtcatagttctgttatagaaagtttttgaaaacgggtttttgttttgtgtttttataaagATTACCCAAAAATTCAATGGATTCCATACATGCTCTTCGCACGTACAATTCATGATCACtacttttttattgaattttggatgttttattcaagTTTTAGCATTTATAAAAAACTGTATATGGTTTCAAAACTGtattctgactaaactttgagaCTTTGATGTCtttgattatccatcaacaggcattcctctaatattagtctaaatatttcatcatttctgcttttttaactcaaacatTAGGTATAGTTTCCTTCAAATGAGGATTATTGTCCATGAATTCCAAATAATTGTAAACCTAGAAGTAATAacttggtgttagtggtgtttggTGGTTGGGTAACAAAAGcttaaaaaaggcaacaaaaacagaaaaaaaacatcaaaaatgttgaagaaaggGATATAAATATCAGAAAAAGCATCAGAAAGGTTTTAtgagtcaaaattttaaatgaaaaacctttATCAACGTGGCTttccccaatgttttttttcaattttttcaacgtttgtcgaattctttttttttttttttacatttgtcacttttttttcgacgtttttaaagctttttttcaacatagttttttcttcaaatgctataaaattaaataaaacacccaaatttaatgaaagtaatgaactgatcatttatttgacttgtTAAGACCGTTGTATGGAACCACGTGATTTTTTGggacaatttgtttgaaagaaaacccaaattttctgatatagaaactttttgaaaatggatcaaattcaaaaatattaataaaaataaataaataaataagaaaatggATCAAATTTAACCCGAGGACATCCCTTTGAGTCAGTCGTAATCAGCCATGCACACAGGTTCCTGAAAGATCCAtcacacatactatatataatataataaaatgaatatGGACTGTACTCTTTAATGAATATGGACTGCTCCCAACTGGCAGACGCTATAGAGCCAGTAGGTGCAAAAGCAACCGCCTTAAAGGGCACCTACCGTTttgttcaacctggaccctattacCCTAGGTTTTTGGGtctgagggccctattttaacgatcgaagcgcacggcgtgaagcgcttgtacttagtgtcttcattaatcagaggtgtgttttgggcgtaacatgcaatcaaccaatcagagatcatctcccattcatcaaccaatcagagatcatctcccattccctttaaaagccaggcgtgtttggaccttggagcattgctgttatgatggaggatttgcaccctaatatttttatttgtaatcttctgcatgtgtgtgtgtgtgtgtgtgtgtgtgtgtgtgtgtgtgtgtgtgtgtgtgtgtgtgtgtgtgctgctgtgtgtccctgtgtgtgtaacagataTATGTTTTCTAGCCTAGAAAGCTAGAGACATTttagctctgttaaaataacaatgaaatgctgcgttattgactttagaccaggtttatGTTGGTAAATGGTGccatcacttcctgctgcctcaagatagcaatacacccagaaggcacctgaacacacctccctgtaagaccagcacgcccagaatgcacctgaacacacctccctgtaagaccagcacgcccagaatgcacctgaacacacctccctgtaagaccagcacgcccagaatgcacctgaacacaccttcctgtaagaccagcacgcccagaatgcacctgaccacacctccctgtaagaccagcacgcccagaatgcacctgaacacacctccctgtaagaccagcacgcccagaatgcacctgaacacacctccctgtaagaccagcacgcccagaatgcacctgaacacacctccctgtaagacaagcaccatgggccacagatgggcgctggagggtcttaaactagcaaagacacttgcagcAGGCTTTGCACCGTACTGTGCCAGGTCCAAGATAGGACcccaagtgactgatgggaacatgTATGTAACTTTTCTCGGTATAACACGATGTTGTTTGGTATGCAGTGATacgttgtttaaaaaaaaaaaaaaattcttacaATCTTTTAGAGATTTGCGTACGGCAGCCCGGGCCACCAAGACTTTTTATCTTTTTCCGCTCTGATcagctgtaaaaacatctcaacCACCGAGATCCTCTGtgctttccccccccccagcctgctCCAGAAAATCGACTTCCCCTCGATGCGTTTCACCCTCTACTTCCTGGGCTTCGAGAAGAAGTCGGACATCCCGGCCGACATCAAAGAGCGAACGGCGTGGACCTTCTCTCGCCACGCCACCATAGAGCTCACACAGTACGTAACGTAACGTAACATTAACACAGCCTGGCACCCCAGAGAACACCCAACACTTTCAGTGCACTAGATTTCCAAAAGTAGATTTAGAATAAGACATGTTGGAAATGAAATAAAGACAGCGTTTGAGTTGAGTGAATTTCTTTTGTCCTGTGATGAATGTGTGAGTATTTCTAACGAGcgttgtttctctgtgtgtcagtaACTGGGGCTCAGAGTCCGATCAAAGTCTGGCGTACCACAACGGGAACACCATGCCCAAAGGATTTGGTGAGAAgtgtttttaagattattttgtgtgtgtgtgtgtgtgtgtgtgtgagtgtttttttATCAAGGTTTTGaagcattttctgacatttttgtcattttttctgtttgatttttttggaagtttttcttgtttttttcccatgtttttgaaGCATTTTTCTCACTTCTTCCCAAAcctattaatttttttatttttttttaaatgctataaaatctaATAAATTACCCAAATTAATTGAAAGtattgaactgatcatttattttacactaaAGAACGTTgtacggaaccatccacgttttttttttttggacaatttggttgaaagaaactttttgaaaatgacaacaggagggttaagggtcccatatcatgctcggagcagtatgtcctgtatgtcccttacatacacaacacacacacacacaacatacacacacacacacacacacacacacacacacacacacacacacacacacacacacacacacacacacaccggctaCCGTATTTCTAGATGAACATGAATATGAAGAGTCTACTCCAGTTCATGCGAACGCAAATGTTAAATTtccagccaataggaatacttggagttgatggtggaggtaaatattcatgaaaaaggacaagatgGTGAACGGGCgacacagattttgatacacactggacctttaatgttcaaaaaacacttcattttTCTTAGTCAATACTTGACCATGACTGGTTATTGTAATGAACTGGTTTTACCTGTCTGGTTATTTCTGTCCAAGAGGAACTGACGTGTCCTGTTTGACACCTACGTAAGGAAGTAAacctgtttgttttgtgtgtgtgtgtgtgtgtgtgtgtgtgtgtgtgtgtgtgtgtgtgtatgagtgtgtgtgtgtgtgtgtttgtgtgtgtgtgtgttctgggtGTAACCTGCTGTCTCCTTGCAGGGCATATCGGCATCTCTGTTCCTGATGTTCAGGCCGCCTGCAGAGTGTTTGAAGAGCAAGGAGCCACGTTCCTCAAGAAACCCCAATCTGGTGAGTCggtcgcgtgtgtgtgtgtgtgtgtgtgtgtgtgtgtgtgtgtgtgtgtgtgtgtgtgtgtgtgtgtgtgtgtgtgtgtgtgtgtgtgtgtgtgtcacctgaGTTATGGAGACATTTCAACATCTGCCTGGGTTCCACAGTCAGTGGACTCAGCTCCTCTGGCCATCTCATAATAGACAGACCATGCTGAGAACAGCCTGTTGTTTAAAGTCAAGTCACCTTTATGGTCAAGTCTGCAATATGTGGCAGCtatacaaaaaattaaaaagatacgtaatatgtgtgtttgtgtgtgtctgtatgtgtgtgtgtgtctctgtctgtatgtgtgtgtgtgtctctgtctgtatgtgtgtgtgtgtctctgtctgtatgtgtgtgtgtctgtgtgtatgtgtgtgtgtctgtctctgtctgtctgcctgtctgtgtgtgtgtgtgtgtgtgtgtgtgtgtgtgtgtgtatgtgtgtgtgtgtgtgtgtgtgggtgtagcaTTATATTAACTCCCAGCATGTGTCTCtccaccctcccccccccaccccctctctctcaggtaaAATTAAGGGTCTGGCCTTCATCCAGGACCCTGATGGATACTGGATTGAGATCCTAAACTCTAACAAAATGGTCTCACTAATGTCCCCTCCAGTCACAGACACACCGGGGGGGAATATCCAGACCACCGCGGTCGGAGAACCACAGAAGAAGACTGAAACTTTAAATGACAAACCCGTTATTGTCAAAAACTCAGTTTGAACGTTGCAAAGCCCCCGTTAGACATTTAGGGATCTGCTCCGCAGGTCTTTATCAGTTGATCCTTTtatatcagtggttctcaaatgggggtccgtgtccccctagggggtactctggaggactgcaggggcacgtgtccccctaggggtactctggaggactgcgaGGGGtctgtgtccccctaggggtactctggaggactgcggGGGTAAGTGCGCGTCCCCtagggggtactctggaggactgcagggggtctgtgtccccctaggggtactctggaggactgcagggggtacgtgacattttttgcaaaatgtttttcagttccaaGGCTGGAGTTACTTTTTGATCcaagtttgtcaccttttttttttttttttttttttgtctctgtttttgaagtttgtcacctttttttgaaGGCTTGCCTTTCTTCCTGACTTTTTTATACggtctttttgttttttcttcaaagtttttgtcacttttgtcgaagtttgtcgcttattttaaattttgtgtcccttttgtcgccctagtgttgtcttccttctttctactgtgtctttttccaaagtttttgttactattttcgacctattcttgccttccttccttctttctaccgtcttttcCCAAGTTGTTGTCTCctttcttcatcatcatcatctaaatgttttccaggAACAAGGCTgtagtttagtaaatctatctctGACATCGCTggattcttcctctttatagagacttttttctaccaaaaattatttgcgctggttagggggtacatggcttaaagaAACTGTCCAAAGGGGGGACATTATTACACCACTGctgtataaaataaaagaagatttaaaaaaaccGATCACAAATACAAAGcgcttgttttttgtttgagtcTTTTGACTCTTTGTCTGTTGAACAGTTGAAGACTGGCACTCTCCTGCTAAaggtttattaaaatatttgtacATTCATAGACAGAAACATGTTTCTCTTGGTCAGAGTTCTTGTTACTTCAGGGTCTACTCGTATATTTACTTATATTTTGTTACGCATAATAACAAATATAGGCCGTTGATGCAAACCAACAGGAATCCTTGctttttttctgctcttttatgaaatatgaaatatcTTTTAGGCTTTTATAGTCCTATTTATTTACAGTAGTCCCCTGTTTAGCACTGACAGGACTGCGGCCAATTTTGAGTCGCTTGgtttctaaaatgtcagaaaaatggtggaaaatgtggatcagtgtttcccaaaaagcccaagatggcgtcctcaaatgtcttgttctgtccacaactcaaagatattcagtttcctgtcccagaggagagaagacactagaacaatattcacatttaatatGCTGACGTCacacaagtttttgtcactttttccaaagtttacatttttttcgaGGTTTTTTTCCCGCTTTTATCGACAGTCCGTCGCACAGTTGAAGACCGGCACTCTCCGGGGCGATTCCAGCGATAACCTTTTGACAGATTAGATCGAGAGTCACCGTGCGTTCATGGGcatccgagtgaaaacgtcaccattcacgtcacttcctgtgggaatcagaggtctAGTTTAAGCTGACCGAGTTTCCCAGGTGGTGACGCGTTGTtcacaactgacgtttgatggaggcaactttggttcactgaacatatttcaaagacaataaactgtttattgtggacaaatgcctctgccaagaaacatacacagacataagattattcataaatagacccatgtataaaaaacaacacattatccgtgtcctttcccgttggttgtcctaaagataacacaaacacacacctgtccatgtgctgtttggatgctcgctaTAAGAAAACGCAGCAgaaatcttctgttattgttgcctccatgttttcaccaccTGATGCTTTCGGCTAcgaaccgttggtggcagtcatgcaacaagttgttatgccaaacggccaatataacagaagaagaagaacacgcatcccgaccatgtgaacgctggcgGTCGAGAAAAACAACGTAAACCCGGGGGCGGTCCCTgatattcccaggtggcatgaacgcaccatcagccaaaggcgggagtctgaCACAAccagctctgattggccaacattaCGTTTCtgttacagagacagacacacaggatattaaacctgtttgaCACATTCGCAAACTCttaagttttttattattataaactttaggggggctgagatgaaatttgagcccccctaaaaatgcTCTCAAATCGCCAATGGGCACTCTCCTGCTAAAAGTTTAAATATTGTTAGATTCATGAAGAGACACTTGTCTCTCTGGGTCAGAGGACTTTTGTCTATGAGTATCTCCTCCTCATTTGCTTCctgtctccccccccctttcccccccttctgtgtgtgtctgtttgtagaGCGCTGAGCGGCTCATGTCACCCAATTTACCGCCACTTTGGGCACTTCAAAGCGGCGTCCCGGCGTGAGAACCGCGTTGGCTGAGCGGGAGCTGTTCCCAGGCCTGTCAGCCTGTCGCCCTTTAAATCCTCCACTCAGCTGGAAGTGACGGCGGTTTCTCCTCTGGGGGGGTTTAACGGCTGCAACAGTGATTTCAGTAAATCAACTGCAAGATGAAGGCCAAGTGGAttaacacgtgtgtgtgtgcgtgtgtgtgtgtaacattttTGCAGCCTCTAAAGAGCAGTCTGAGGCCATGTTCACACTTGGTGTCTTTTTTTGACAAGATTGACTTTAGGGTGCTTTTGTGGTGGTGTGGTTTGGTGTATTCCAAAAAACAGCCGAGAGcatcttttgttgctataacaacagctactgctacagCATAagcggtgctaacgttagttaaaaCAAAGCGATGGAGCGaggtagagaaagaacagagagatagagagagagagagaggtgctaatatgtcggctctatacacactaaaagtattgttttttaaatggagtctggtgggtttagagctagcgacttcagagctgtttctggttaaacagaaaggtctcaaagaggttttaaaggtctatctctgtagggatcctttccataatgttgtcagacacttagaatattaatccgAGTCTGTCAGAatacagaacttttagtggaccaaactgacgctgaacatttgccccatagggttacattacagcccggtctgtggctgccggttacagcgctCACGCTTAATattggaccaatgtcaaagattgttgttcccatcagtcactttcaCACTAAAACCTAGGGAAATAGGGTGGAAAAAATTACCCTTTAAATCCTCTGAACGTGTTATTTTGGGCCGGAGCTCAGATGGGAATTTTTTAGGTCACAAATCTTTTCTAGCAATAAGAATAATAAAGGTGTCATTTGTCCTGCCCcaacaggtgcaacagagctaacaagagactcaggaagatgtcactTAATCAGtgtgaacacacacaatcacacagatCAACTGAATACACCTGTGTGAAAACTTACCCTGGGCTcaacaatggacctttttcacagcagacatgttgacttgtcatagtaggaaaagcacagctgaaattgataaccttaacgatggctcagttccatcaagtgtcccagtaagatatttcagtgagtcagcatgcctaataccaggacctctcctaagtggaatgcagccatcagtaatggtttaataccaggacctctcctaagtggaatgcagccatcagtaatggtttaataccagggtctctcctaagtggaatgtagccatcattaatggtttaataccaggacctctcctaagtggaatgcagccatcaataatgggtttaataccaggacctctcctaagtggaatgcagccatcagtaatggtttaataccagggtctctcctaagtggaatgcagccatcattaatggtttaataccagggcctctcctaagtggaatgcagccatcattaatggtttaataccagggtctctcctaagtggaatgcagccatcattaatggtttaataccagggcctctcctaagtggaatgcagccatcattaatggtttaataccagggtctctcctaagtggaatgcagccatcattaatggtttaataccagggtctctcctaagtggaatgcagccatcagtaatggttttaataccagggtctctcctaagtggaatgcagccatcagtaatggtttaataccagggtctctcctaagtggaatgcagccatcagtaatggttttaataccaggacctctcctaagtggaatgcagccatcagtaatggtttaataccaggacctctcctaagtggaatgcagccatcagtaatggtttaataccaggacctctcctaagtggaatgcagccatcagtaatggtttaataccaggacctctcctaagtggaatgcagccatcagtgaTGGGTttaaatacacctgtgcttttcctatcCTAtcctatgacatgtcaacatgtctgctgtgaaaaaggtcttaCTAGGGTTCCCCGATGGCCCGGGGAAGTAAAACGCCACGTCAGGCAAGTAAGTATACCGAGCCCGTCGCCCGTCCCAGGCATCCTGGAATCATAAATGATGCTTTTCGTTCTCTTGCCCCCGCTGGAGAAGGCTTGTTGAAGGACTTGAACGTGCCGTGGTGcttgaagttttttttctaattgttTTCCCGCTTTCAAGGTTTGTGACTTTTGTGCGAtattttttaacgtttttgtgtacttttttttttttttaatccttttttttctgcgctttttggacacttttgatttttttttccccctgaaggtttgacattttttttttctcctgtttttgacttttcttttcaatgcttcttaatgtttttttcacatttctacaggctgtaggtggagccagagaagctgtattttattttttaatgacctgcttcatgtagttctactggaacatagggtcagtttcagcaaatatgacagaaaggtagttttataagtctcacctactgc includes:
- the LOC120546516 gene encoding lactoylglutathione lyase-like, whose protein sequence is MEGGGGLSDEAAAAACKQGDPITTDYMLQQTNLRVKDPARSLDFYTRVLGMTLLQKIDFPSMRFTLYFLGFEKKSDIPADIKERTAWTFSRHATIELTHNWGSESDQSLAYHNGNTMPKGFGHIGISVPDVQAACRVFEEQGATFLKKPQSGKIKGLAFIQDPDGYWIEILNSNKMVSLMSPPVTDTPGGNIQTTAVGEPQKKTETLNDKPVIVKNSV